taattagtctattgttatattttaaaataatttgttcattctcaatttctaaaattttcatCCATTTAATGCTCTATCAATCAATTTCCTCACAAAAAATGAacttaagaataaaaaaaaaagagaaaagaatgaaTAATCTCAACTCATcgaatatattttcaaaatttgtacTCATgcatagatttttttataaatgaaattttttcatagataataaaagaaaaagagaagattaTGTagcaaataagaaaaagagaataaataggaagagaaaaaaaaaagattaaagcttatagaatttaaattcgggtttgaaaaatataaaaagaatgaaaaatttCAGCTcgtcaaaaaagaaagaaaaagaataaagaatagcAACAtcatgaatataaaataaaaaaagaaaaaaataaaaaataacagcctgtagaatttgatttaaagctctaaataatggaaaattaataatagaaaaaataaaattgagtcaatttatgattttattttaaatcgtCAATAACGAAATAGAATGTTATATTTGATTTGAAATTGTacatatgttttaaaattcagtccatttatttaaataaagcGGTCACGTTTTTTGACATCCTATACCCAAGTCCATGATATAATTTGCTTTTGTAGTGGATAGACAAATTCATTGTTTCAGTTGGGCTTAAGCCCACCCCAGACGGTCGTCTAGGCAGACTAAACCTAAAACTCCGTTTGGGCTGGGCTTGGACAATCATGTAGATCGACTAGATTTTACCCGAGATAAACCAATCGAGTGACACGCGTCAAAATCCAAACTTAACTTCACACAAAAAGCACGCACTCGAAAGTGACTCTATCACCAAAAGAACCATTCCCATAAccctgaatttttttttctgtcaTTCTCTTTACCCTTCTTGCACTTCCTCAAAACAAACGAAACCAGCAgctttaaaaagattaaaaccgaaaaaatagaaaaagaatggCAATGGCCGGACGTCTCAGATCGGGTCTCCCTCTCCTGAATCGGATTCTAAGATCCAATTCTCTCTCTGCTACCGGATCCGCCGTTCAACGCTCCATTATTTGCCCTGCTTTCACATCTGAGGTGGCTATACAAAAACGTTAATTCGAAAGccaaattattttcatttgttaTCTATCTGtctatttatttgtttaaattgATTATCCGTTTCTGGTGACTTGGTAAAACGCCTAGCATATGCAAGCCCTAAGTTCGGAAATGAAGCAGAGagttcatcttttttttttttttttctgagattaaaatatttatttaggtTAATCTTTGACTAGCAAGTTGTCTGTTTTCTGTTTGGCATAGGCACAGTGTAGATGCTTATAAAGATGACCATAGTAGATGATTTTTGTAACTGTTCTCTAAAGATTGGGCATTTTGATGTTCACAGTGTTCTAAAAATTATGCCACTTCATCCGGTCAGAAGGAGGTGCGGGTTAAGGTAACTAAACTTGTTCAACTGGAATTCTGTATCCaacatatgattattttatgtttatgtgcCATTGTTGAATAAAAAGtggatttctttttaaaagtttGTGACCGTGAAATGGAGATTAAATATAATGTAATTGACTGGGAGGAAATGCggaaattttgatttcttcCTTCCATTGTACATGGAAAAGGTCCATGCCTACTTCACCTAGTAATTTTAAGTACCCCTTCTTGTTTTAAAAAAGAGAACAATATTATTGTATGTAATCACATCCAAGCTTCAGCATGAtagaattttttgaaaattttcattgAAACATTGTATGATGTTGATATTATGAATGACTTTTTGCTTTTCATTTGGTAACTTTTTCGTACTTCTTATGACTAAAAGAGTTTGGGTTACTGTTTGATGTTGATACAACTTACAAGAATAGGGTTATGTTTGTTTCAAGACCTGAGCTGACTAGATTGTCCAGTTTTGTAGTATACAAGCAGGAAATGGCCTGTAGTTATATACACATTGAGTAGTTGGCAAGTAATATTTACCGCAAGTTCACCAAGTCTAGAAGTGTAAAAGAGAGTTCAtctaattataatttgttCGTTTCAAATTTAACCCTGCATTGATCGCTGTCTTGGTTGTTTAGGTGCCACTTGCTTTGTTTGGAGGAACTGGCAACTACGCCTCTGCTTTGTACCTTGCAGCCAAAAAAGCTAATGCATTGGACAAGGTTGAGTCTGAAATTTTGGACCTTCTGGAGGCTATGAAGAAAAGTCCTACATTTTCCCAGTTCACAAAGGACTTGGCAGTGCCTTCTGATACAAGAGTTAAGGCCATTAATGAAATTTGTGCCCAAGCTAAGTTTTCAGATATTACAAAGAACTTCTTAGGTAAGATGCATTTTTCAGTTAACTGATGTTTTAATGCATGAAACTTTATTGTCTATATGTCTTTGGTAAATGTGATTTTCAAATACTTCATGTAACATTATTTCACtaagtttagttttatatgaTGGCCTGATTTTGTTCAGAGTAGATTGATGCTGCAGTAATTGGTGCTCAATTTGGTTTGAACTCTTAATAGCATCTATAACTTTGAAACTTTAGGTCTGAGGGTCTGGACCTCTCTTGCAATAATTTATGTTGttagaattttgttttttgggTAACTGGCTATTGTGATTATGATattattctttcttctttgttattttgttgcCATGATGAAACTTAACGGGTAAATGAATTTGTAAACATCTAGCCTAACTTAGCAACTTCAGAACAAAATTGTTTCCCTCTGTATAGGAACTATCCTTTAAGAGTAAAATTGCATGACAGTTAATATCAAggggaaaaaggaaaaaactaCTGCCTGCCTCCTGGTGTTGTGGAAACCTAGATTTAGTTTAAAGGCCATCTGCTGGCGATATGGACCTTATTCAGTATTTCCTGTTGATTGGACTGGACTTGCCTGCTTTGTTAATCTTGGCCTTGCAATCTGCTGTTAGGaatattacattaaatttCAGTAGTCTGTCTCATATTTCAAACCTTTGCTTGAGCAATTTATGATGTTCTGCATACATTTATTTGTGTAGCTGTTACTATTGGCTTTGATGGTATATATTTGAGTTTTCATATTCtgaacatttcttttttgcaTCTGTACTAGTTGTATTGGCTGAGAATGCAAGGCTGAGGCATATAGATGACATAGCAAAGAGATTTGTGGAGTTGACCATGGCAGATAGGGGAGAAGTGAAAGCTGTAGTCACAACTGTTATTGTAAGTTTGAGACTTCACATTTGaacttctatttctttttagtgTTTAGCACTTACTCTTTGTATTTGTTTTAGCTtttttcctttgttcttttaatttctctttattttgaataattatgaCTTGATAATAggctataaatatataatttctacAGATTACTAATTTATAGTAATGGGAGTGGAACCATATATTTCAGTGTCTTTAATGATTGAGGTGTAGGAATGCCTGCCCTGTTATTTCTCAAGAGagcatttgcatttatttatGCTTAACTTTGTTTGtctttataatttagtttaattgcTTTATCTAGACTCCTTTTACATGTTTTTGACTTTTTGTCTGAGTTTGATCAATAGCTTTGGACTTGCTGAGTTCATTTGCCATTTTAGGAAAACCAATTAATAAGCCTGGTAGGAAGGAAATATAGAACATTCATCAGAGGCTGTACTAGTCTGCTAGAGTGATGATAGATAATACTCGCTACGAAAGCCTGTGATAACCTCTTATCTTGTTAGGATGGTTTTTGCTAAATATGTCCGAAAAAGTAATTCCTCAAATTAGGTAACCATGAACTTGTTTTATCAGCTTTGTTTAGGATATATTAGCTGGCATTTCTAACTCTCTAGAAGCTGAAATTGTTTTAATGTCAAATCATGCAAGCTCATtctgtatatttgtaaatcaGGTCATATATGTCCTTGCGGAAATTGAATTTTGGGAATACTTTTCTGTTGTTTTCCTCTAAATTTGGCTTAATCAGATGCTCAAGTAAAGTGCCCGAGATCATGCTCTACTCTATATGTTCTTGTCACCTAATACTGTGTATCTGATCCTTCTAATTTATTAGAGTTAACTCGTAGTACCTAGCGGTCTACTttatattgagaattaactGTTGTAATCCCACACCAGCCGCTGCCCCCAGAAGAGGAGAAACAACTGAAGGAAACACTACAGGACGTAATTGGACAAGGGAAGAAAGTCAAGCTTGAACAGAAGGTAAGCCTTATCAACTATGTAATTGTTTTGATGACAAGTAGTCGAATTGAAGTCATGCTAATAATCTCCAATGTATTCCAGATTGATCCTAGTATTCTTGGTGGCCTTGTGGTAGAGTTTGGGCAGAAGGTGTTTGACATGTCCATTAAGACTAGGGCGAAGCAGATGGAGAGGTTCCTGCGGGAGCCTATAAACTTTAGCACACTCTAAAAGTTGCCTTGCCTACCTTCCTGTCAACATCTTTCAATGGTCTAGGAAgtaaaagaattctaaatttCTTGCTTTGTTTTTGTTCACTTGTACCTTTCCCTTTCATATCTGGGAATGCATCTTTTcgcaaataaaaatttgttcaGGGCAACCACTAATAGACCTGTACATTCTTGATTGAGTTTTCATTTCTACTATAATATATTGGAGGTCATAATTTGTTCAAATTTGATTTGCCCTGCACATTGATAGAGTTTATGGGCGTTGTTCGCCCATTTTTGTGATGAATggaggttattttttttaagagcGAGGTAGAGTGTATAACATATATAGATGAAGATTTATGTTGATATATCTTTGATTTAatcatgaatttttatttatttttaattttctttgtttgagACGTTAAATCTAGTTCCTATTGGGATTGGAACTCGAAATCAAAGGGCCTTTCTTGAAGATGATTTAGGTACACTATTGAGCTTAATTTCATTTGACAATGGTTaattattaatgttttttCTTGGAAAATTGATGCAACTCTACCCAAATTTGGTATATGGCAATATTTTAGACAAAgtttaaagatatttttatcttttaattcattttacttgtaagtttttattaatatttatattttaatgttaataaataaacaggAAAAATTAACACGAATGAAATCCGCagataatttgataataatttgcATTCAATTGAGTCCCATATATCTTCCGAGTCCTTGACTTGATTTGGACTGTATGTATGTCTAAAATGACAACTCCTCGGGAATTTGAAGGAAAGCAGTTTGTCCCATTCGCcaactcctctctctctctctctctgaaCTTCTCTCTCTCAGCGTCCACCATTTGCATTCACATTCGGAGGATAGATCTACCCTTAATGTAATTGGGCGGGTTGGGATGAAGGATCTTGAACTTGTATTTTGAGGCTAAATGActtcaatttcaattattttaataaatagattcataatttctatttaGAGGCTAAATTGATCCAAATTTTGACTAAAGCTGCAGAAATTGATGATAACGGTGTTGATgatattttggaaaaaatcGACAAGTGAAATAAAAGCAgcaattattaaatttgattttttcaataaaacaaagaaatgatttctaatatataaaaaaaagatttaattttcaatattaagaattaatatttatttgaatttaatttaatttaatttatttagataagAAGTATAGTAGATATgcccataatttttttaaagatggGATGTATTTGACTTTTGAATAGAAGTTATGGACTTATTTGTtgaaatacttaaaaatagaCTCATTCAATCTCAAGCTacaaattcaagaaaatatttgaccTTTTATCCAACTTGTTCTGACTAGGACTATAATCGAACTGagctaagaattttttttgttaatttaggtttgatttttttattgtcaAGCTAACTCCAATCAAATTCACCATATTAATTCATAGTTCATAagtctaaataaatttaatcgaAGCTAAatgagttatatatatatataaattatcaacGAAAATATTCATTGATTTATTGAAAAACTATttagtataaaaattataattaaatactaatactATATTTGATGAGTTAATTCACAAATTTATTGACAAGTTAGCTTACCAACAAATTAGATTTTGCTTAGCTTGCACtcgatttatttattaaaagaacaTCATAATACGAGCATCATAAAACAAGCTCAAGTGAGCTTTCATTTGATGCAGTTTCGAGTATGTCAAGAGAGCTTAGTTAGTTTACTACATATAAGATTCTAACTTGCAACTTGCTTATATCATGGACCACAGACCATGTAGCTGCATGGTTCCGTCTAGGTATACGTGTGCGTCAGATGCGCGTCAGACGCTGATGCATCTTGaagtaatttatattcattaaatatatacattcattaatttatgttcattaaaCATGTATAGATGTTTCATTATTTAGACGTTTgctaatttagttttattgaaaagatatatgtaccacaatataaaaatttatagtataattttagcttgatgttttctttttatttactaactgAAATGATGATTTATGCTATGTCTATGTTATATATGCCTATGAATTATGAATGCTTATATCAAATacaaaagtattttaatttgcattacaaaaataatgaatctaactttcatatgaaaatattgatgaaaattatatatacagatAATAAACATTACAGTACcaaataatgaatattgaGATTAATACTGATGAATAATACATGAAACAAAATGAATATGAACGTTAACcgtaatgaatatttaaatacaaaaaagattaattatataaaatttacatctaatgaatattatacatgtagaaaataaatattttagtaaatgtaaatgaataaaaaaactaatagtATCTAGTCCAATAAAAATTGTTTGAcatgtattattatattttgaaatatagaATCTTTATTTTGGTACTCGTacttattattgatatataaaattcaagtttatgtataattttaattttttctattaatttattaataatttttcatattgtactaataaaatcttaaaatataaaaaaattaagaaagatattaaaaaatatttaaattattataatttctaaaaacaTCGTAAATGATTATAGAatattcaatattattattatttacaaatgaTGTGTATAAATCATAACGtgttaactaaaaatgaataaaataatttatatataaatgaagaaGGTTggtaaattaatttctataagtaagataaataattattaaaaacttacattcttaatctaatttaaataaaaaaaaaaaaataaatctaacttATTCTAAAACAAAtcattctaaatttatttattttcaatttattttatatttactaattttttaaattatgtataatttcaagaaataaaatagtaattcaTTTTAGTCTAGGTggcttaattttaaataatttaaaccaATCTAGaaagtttttaaattattttaataactgttcaattaataaaattaaaatataaatagaaaaataaaagaattactagaataaaaagaaacaaaaataaaaagatattaaaaggctcaaatttaaataaaagaaaaataattacaagtTAGTTCCAAGATCAATTATTTAGACCCTTATGACCATGTAGCTAGATGGTCCGAGTCCGTCGTATAATTTACCAACTTGTAATTTTTCGTGGTTACAGAGACGCTTCTAGGGCAATTTATATCCTGCATCTTGGTTCACCTTGCAGTGTGGGCTGATAGCAGGAACATATGTGTATTTTAGTTGTTttgccttttttatttttattttttatttttttatttttttattttcttattttaaatttgagattattataaaatgaattataagaattaatgttatataattttaaaatcatatattaatgtatttataaaaattaatttttatttatatgttatacaattgtcataattattttgagtttaactaataatgtaaatataatatttctatgaataataataaattacaaatttttaatatccttttttattttctttatacaCAAACTTAAATCTATGTGTTAAAAGTagtacaaatattaaaatgtatcaaaatatagtaatgcatgttaaaaaatttaaattttaaaatttaataaaaatttagtatttaaaaagtttctaaaaattatattatattagttttaatatatcatttattttatcatttgtaaagaatatattgatttttaattctccaaattatgactaattgaaaaataagaaaatgtgttactaattatgttaatttttaaattttatttacaaataataaattataagtaaacaaaatttaaaaattaacataattagtaacacatttttttatatttttcaattagtcataatttggagaatttaaaatcaatatactTTTCgcaaatgataaaataaatgatatattaaaactaatataatataatttttgggaaccttttatatactaaatttttttatattattagtgaatgaaactaattttttgcatattttacaatttaaatatttcatcaaTATGTAATTGATAATTTCATAATCAAAAGTGTTACCTTTTTATAATGGACAtcaatattcatcatttataagaTAATACTTATTATTTACTGTAATGATGTTCATTTTGTATTcaatcaatatttaaatattcattattttagtGAAGGATATACATCATTTATGATCTACGCGttcattaatttgttattatcaattcagtaattataaatttatatatatttcttaaatcaccatgaaatatttattttcagatgAAAATGATGTTGATTCTTTATAAAAGTTAGATTCAGAATGAGtgtgataattttatttatttttttcaaatagaaaaagatgatGAATGCTATATACATTAGTCttgaaaatactttttatattagaGGTTTGTAAGAAGGCGAGAAAATTTAGAAAGGTAGTATAAGAATGATTATCtatacattttttatattttggaaGGATTCTCAGtattatttatacattatGTCTTCCTacaaaattgtaaaatttatgtttcaatctacttgtcatttttataattagaaaataatttagatatgCAACAATTAATCTACAAAATATCCATACCATTGACAAAgtattcaaatatataaaaagtacaTTATGCTAATCATTATTCTGTTGTACTACTGATTAAAACcataagtaaaagaaatagtCCAAGGCATGTACAGAGCTAatcgacaaatataataatacaagCATAATGCATACCATCATTATACGGTATTGCACTCCAAAATGATCGCATAGGGAGGTTACCATAGCACAGATGTCATATATGTCGTCTTCGACATTCTCAAACCTGTCAATAAAGTTTGTCAGGGAATGCTTAACAAACACAATGTCCTGCTCCATTTTCTCATGCTTCTTTTTCGTGCGCAATAAAGAGTGTTTAATAGTCCTCTGAATGTCCTCAACCTGAGAATATAACTTAGCGATCATGATGCTTCCACACTTCTCTCGATCTTAGACTTCTCCAACTTAACCAGCTTTGCTTTTATCTCCTTTAGTTGAATTAACATCTCTACAGCTCCACCTGGTCCCACCCTTGCATCTCATTCTTGGTTGTCATTTTCATCCTTATCAGACTCAATAACATTGTTAAGATTAACTTGTTctttaacaaaaacaaatatatcattttctcttttatgtgAAGTAGTATGGTGAGTGTGAGATTTTATGCAGTAGAGCTAATTATAGAAATTGgaatatagtatttttttggTCAAAAGGTTTTAGCTTGATGGAAATATGAGTTATAAAAGCATCAACAACGATTGAACCCCTATCTCTAAGTGTAATGTCATATAACTATTTCTGGAACCACATACCAGTTTGCACTCTATGGCCTTTCTCCATGCACTATAGAAAAAAGAGCTCAGACTTATTTATTACTACACTAATCTTCCCTCTAGCTTGCACGTTACACATCATGAACTTATGGATGTATgtcaatattattttgttaaggtTTGATGCTTTAGAATACCTTGTTCTAAACCAAGGCTGTCCAGAAAGCTTTTTTCATGCCTTATGCTTAGCAAACTCTTATGGTATTTTATCAAAGCCATCTTTATGGAAACCAAACAAGTCATCAAACTCctcaaaatttagaaaataatttttgccTAGTAGTCTAAAGGCCATAGAGTAATATGGTTGCTTAGCTTCATGATCCTTCTCTAAGTAAGGAGTACTTAGAAATTATAGGGTTAAATCAATGATACTAGATATTTGGATAATAAGCAAATGTCTTCCAaccttaaattaattataccaGATATTTGGAAAATAAGCAAACGTCTTCCAACCCAATTTGTTAAGGAAACTATCAACCTCTTTATTTATGCCTAAAGTCTTCAGAGAATCACGACATGCAAATCAACGAGACATGAACTTACAAGTTTTTAAAACCTTATACCTTTTCTTTATAGcttgtttgaaaattttattttatttaaagaaacaTAATGAATCTCGAGTAAAGATTCTTTCGTTGCTTTGGTTGGTTGCTTTCTTGATTGCTACTTTTTGCATTGCTCTTCTCTCCttcacttattttttttaatttatatattggaTCTAGCTTCTTATAAACCAATGATCTTGATTCTCACCATTGTTATACTACTTGAAA
The nucleotide sequence above comes from Ricinus communis isolate WT05 ecotype wild-type chromosome 6, ASM1957865v1, whole genome shotgun sequence. Encoded proteins:
- the LOC8272168 gene encoding ATP synthase subunit O, mitochondrial, with product MAMAGRLRSGLPLLNRILRSNSLSATGSAVQRSIICPAFTSECSKNYATSSGQKEVRVKVPLALFGGTGNYASALYLAAKKANALDKVESEILDLLEAMKKSPTFSQFTKDLAVPSDTRVKAINEICAQAKFSDITKNFLVVLAENARLRHIDDIAKRFVELTMADRGEVKAVVTTVIPLPPEEEKQLKETLQDVIGQGKKVKLEQKIDPSILGGLVVEFGQKVFDMSIKTRAKQMERFLREPINFSTL